The genomic DNA TACCTATgttgaaaaatacatacagtgCAAATTTTGCAAATGGTTTGGTAAACATCTCCATAAAAGCTTtgctactgaaaacaaaactttccaTAAGGAAATCCTGCCTCCTTCATTTGGCAtatttttgcaaagcactttttgatcattcttttctgttctattGTTTCAGCTAAATCAGCATTTCACAGGAGCTAGAGGTACCTCTTCCAGAGATGAAAGGAATTTATACACAACAGAACCAGTTAATTTTGCAAGTGAAACTGAAAGATTGGAGAAAAAGCTAACCTGTACGGAAAGAAGCAGTGACTTGCACTCTGTGTCTATCAGTTCCTCATCTGAAAACACTTCACAAGAGATAGGAGGAGAATTAAAAGATAAAGTTAAATATTCCCTGAGGGATTATAATAGTCAGCCATCAGGGAAGGAAGTCGCTACTAGCTTGGTAAACAGTGGTGAGCGATCTTTGAAACATACTGGTATTAGTGAAAGCCTTTTATcggcaaaatattttcctgggaCAAAGCAGAATGAGGCTATCGATATTACGGCTACTGTCTCAAGCCGAGAAGGAGAGAGCCACACAGATATTTCAAAAGGTGAAACAGATAATGCCTCAGGAAGTGAGATGATGGAGAGGTTATTCATCAGTGAGGATGCTTCGGATACCTCAAAAGGGGCCTGTGAAACGAGACCAGAAAGCATTTCTCCAGAGCATGATGAATCCATGCAATTAAATGCATGCATAGCAGGGACACTGGATGGCAATGCTAATCCAGCTCCGGAGCACCAGGCACCGCAAACGTCTCACCAAACTTTGGATTCATTGTTGTCAGACGCTgacaaaaatgaaggaaaaatcaagATGATTGAAAGCAAAGTTAGGGTACATTTAAGAGGAGATGTATATGCTGACACTTTTGCACATGCTGATGTCTCAATAGATTCCACAACAAGCCAATATACACAAGAAAAAGGAGTTGGTGAAATGCCGGGAAAGAACTACAACGCTGATGCAGGGAACGAGAAGAAAGTCATCGAAGTAGCAGACTTAGCACTAATCGGTGAGGAGGAAGCACCCAAGCCTTTCAAGTCACACAGAAAGCGTGCTGCAAATGCGCTGACTGCGGCGCCCCCATCATCCGAAGACAACAAACAGGCACCCAAGGCCGCACTGGCACCCTCCCCGGGGGATGAAAGGGGAGCTGAAGACACGCGGGAACACAGAGGATTCCTGAGGTTAAAAGACAGAGGAAAGTCAGACACCACCACCAGAGGAACACTGATGGAAAAGGAGAGCCAAGCCAACCCTGTGGAGCAGAGGTGGCAAGAGAGAGGTGATGAGGCTTGGTGGGGAGCAAGGGGGGACATGGGGCCTCGGAGTGCAGCTTCCACAGAGGAGCTGTTTAcctgccagcaggcagagagTTGTAAAAAGCCTTCTGTCTCCAAGCAGGGTATTACGGAGGAAGCAAAGGCAGGTACAGCTTatataattaaaacaacatCAGAAAGTGCTCCAGAAAAAATGTCTGCCAGTGAAAAAGCAGTAATTGCTAAGCTACCTCAAGAGACTGCACTAAGTGACAGGcccacagaggaaaaggaaacagcGTTTGATACACATGAAGGGAGAAATGATGGTTCACATTATGCTCTTTGTCAACTCAACACAGTGGGTGTATTATATGACACTGAATTTGAAAAGGAATCAGGTTTAGGTATTTATAATGCATGCGTACATGAAACTCTGATAGGAGAAACGATGTCTCTGTGCAATAGCAGGGAAGAATGTGCCAAAGAACAAGCAGATGCTGGCAATATTCTACCTGTAGGAGAAGCAGTAAAGGCTTCTGCTACGGGAGAGAAAGAAGGTTTGCAGCAAGGTTTATATTCAGAAGTATCTAAATGTCCCCTGAGCACCCAGAAGCATCTATACAgcaaggaagcagcagagctgtatAGGGAAGAAAGCCACGTTGGTACGCTTTCCTATATACATGctaaagctgaaacaaaaatgccaCCTTCTGGTACAAATACTGTGCCCAGTTACCATTATAAAAGCTCTTCACTGGCATCTTCTGAAGGGTCCATAGTGGCAGGAGATATGGAGCACCTGTATAGACACTTTGAATTCAAAGTCATTGACAAGGTGTATGCTGAGTCAGGGTATGCTTTAAATCTACCAAATGAAATGACATGTACTAATAAAATCCTCTCTcctgaagctgaagaaaaagaagtaccTTCCACTTCAGACACAGCAATTTctagagaaggaagaggaaggaataTAGGTCAATGTTCCCATCAAGCAGAGTTCAAACAAGAGAAGTCATCGAGTCCAGAGGTTTTAATTAATAAGCCTACCAAAGAAGTTGGAGGGACAGGCTCTCAATCTGACCATGTAATAACTGAGAGGAAAACACTAAACTGGCTTGACGACTCACAGAAAGAAAGCCAGCACATTTCTGATTCTGCAGATATGTCTAACCAGAAGAGTGAAGCACTTAAGTTACCCAGTGAGTCTCCAGGTTTAAAACATATTGCTTgcaaaatcttttatttcttcttctttcttctgtttgctgcaACACTCTACCACTACGACTTGATGGTTTGTCTTGCACTCTACCTGTTCTCCTTGTATTGGCTATACTGcgaaggaggaagaaacaaggAGTCTATCAAGAAGGAATAACATTGATTGTCAAATGTGCTCAGGATCCATGGTCAATAGCCTCCAACCCCTCCAAAGCATTTTCACTGTTAAAGAGCTTATTCACTGATAGAACCAAAGTAAATTTTCCACTGAagcatcttttttaaaaggttacaTATGAAGTTGAGCCTTCATATAAGTAATTATACTATATAGGACCATTATGTTTGGATCATTAAATACCTATATGAATATGAGTTCTGAAGCACGTCAAGTTAAAATGAAGTACAGCTGTTGCTCCTTAGCAGGATACGAAGAAGCAATGCTTCATATCCCTTTAGTATGTAAAACCACCATTTTCttgcattaatttcttttgcaataaagctttatatttttctgggagttttttttctaaaattttgtgTAGTATATAACAACACAAGGAACGATATGAAAACCAACTCAGTATTTTGGTACTGACATTGCATACTCTACTAGCATAATTAGCCAATGCTCTAAGAAATATGACATCCACTGAtaggttaatatttttttccaaatttttatttcattgttttgacTTAGAGCTCCAGCGGTACCCCTGTTTGAAAAATTTAAGGCTTTGACTTCAGTAACGTAATGTAACTTTCAGGATGTAACTGCATAGCAGAATAGATGTGCTGTTTCTACCCTGAAGTGATTGAAGGCCACAGCCACAGGTCTCTTTACCATTCACTCACATGCacaaatgtttttggtttttgtcaATAAGGACTGTGTGACATAACTGAGAAATTCACCAAACTGTTATTCCAGACAAAGCCTTTGAATGACTTTTTCATCAGTGTTGCTTGAACATATCtacaaagcaataaataaattttacaaaGGAGTGTTATGACTGTGTTGAGCATGTCTGAATTCAGTTTACTGCTCTTTTCTGTGGCTTGTTACCTAGAGCTAATCAAACACcaagagaaaacacaggacCTAGCCCTGGTGTTGTGAGGCTGCTTTGTGTGGTTTGGGTGAGCCAGAAAAGCCTGCTGTCTGCCCTAAGGAGATCCCAGACTGATCCCATGGGGCAGGCATGCTGGTGGCTCCTCTGCTCCAACATCATGGGTCTCCCACACAGGGTCATGCCCAAAGTTTGGAgagaaaaggatggaaaaattATGTTGCTCTTCAGCCATTTTCCAGATGGTCACAAATGCTTTCATAAGTAGTATGTTAAAGAAGCACCTAGGCTACATAATATTATTGGAGCCCTAGaatttaagaaggaaaaagagctgGTTTTAAGCTGcatttgtttctctctccttaCTGCCACTGTGAAACACCACATCATCTGTGAAAGGCTTGGCTTCAATATATGGCTAAAGCTACATAACAGAGAAGTTATTTAGTAGTTAGCTTAGATCTGAAATAACTCTTTGAAGGGCCATTTAAAACATTCATGTTTCAGGATGTTAAGACTCTGCTACAGGAGCCACCTTGTCATTCC from Falco rusticolus isolate bFalRus1 chromosome 5, bFalRus1.pri, whole genome shotgun sequence includes the following:
- the PPP1R3A gene encoding protein phosphatase 1 regulatory subunit 3A codes for the protein MESFEGPGQVSRANLLEVPTVNDFSSEDEDVKPDVKQRFSPLPRRRNSASSEEEEADTPTTIARKVSFADAFGFDLVSVKEFDTWDVPNTGQNDDIEDEVFPQEEFFFSQLFTLPASQEELLRKVREQKVLLESIVFLPGITCMNGIIRVLNVSFEKLVYVRMTLNNWLSYYDILADFMPNSCGSETDQFCFKISLVPPYQKDGAKVEFCIRYETSVGTFWANNDDKNYTLICHKKETVSKVDNKPHKEVTDRHLKGCLKTTQSSKEEILATSDDDTWNYSRTSDINIPEIVYSQAEDKDTKPANENIKDRNAEYNQSDHEDDEKELELLLNQHFTGARGTSSRDERNLYTTEPVNFASETERLEKKLTCTERSSDLHSVSISSSSENTSQEIGGELKDKVKYSLRDYNSQPSGKEVATSLVNSGERSLKHTGISESLLSAKYFPGTKQNEAIDITATVSSREGESHTDISKGETDNASGSEMMERLFISEDASDTSKGACETRPESISPEHDESMQLNACIAGTLDGNANPAPEHQAPQTSHQTLDSLLSDADKNEGKIKMIESKVRVHLRGDVYADTFAHADVSIDSTTSQYTQEKGVGEMPGKNYNADAGNEKKVIEVADLALIGEEEAPKPFKSHRKRAANALTAAPPSSEDNKQAPKAALAPSPGDERGAEDTREHRGFLRLKDRGKSDTTTRGTLMEKESQANPVEQRWQERGDEAWWGARGDMGPRSAASTEELFTCQQAESCKKPSVSKQGITEEAKAGTAYIIKTTSESAPEKMSASEKAVIAKLPQETALSDRPTEEKETAFDTHEGRNDGSHYALCQLNTVGVLYDTEFEKESGLGIYNACVHETLIGETMSLCNSREECAKEQADAGNILPVGEAVKASATGEKEGLQQGLYSEVSKCPLSTQKHLYSKEAAELYREESHVGTLSYIHAKAETKMPPSGTNTVPSYHYKSSSLASSEGSIVAGDMEHLYRHFEFKVIDKVYAESGYALNLPNEMTCTNKILSPEAEEKEVPSTSDTAISREGRGRNIGQCSHQAEFKQEKSSSPEVLINKPTKEVGGTGSQSDHVITERKTLNWLDDSQKESQHISDSADMSNQKSEALKLPSESPGLKHIACKIFYFFFFLLFAATLYHYDLMVCLALYLFSLYWLYCEGGRNKESIKKE